The following are encoded in a window of Lactobacillus acidophilus genomic DNA:
- a CDS encoding SPJ_0845 family protein — MGLTFDNPNNLQKMLDRFATVPDPKKTPKHKDPEELLNKDSKDKKKKDK, encoded by the coding sequence ATGGGATTAACATTTGACAACCCTAACAATTTACAAAAGATGCTTGATCGTTTTGCAACCGTTCCAGATCCAAAAAAAACACCAAAGCATAAGGATCCGGAAGAATTGCTAAATAAAGATTCAAAGGATAAAAAGAAAAAAGATAAGTAA
- a CDS encoding Crp/Fnr family transcriptional regulator produces MKKHSPIGCISKAGLFSKLPHKMLEKIAPISTHQEYFEKGSFIRQPGDGKNGMMFVDKGSAKIYNLNRDGKETVLGVLNKGDYDGQQNLFQDDSHENFIQALQDTYICSISRADFQRLLKDTPDLTLNLLNNFGEKLVAIETNSVRRNSMNAKDRLMDYLVEQSQKNGATKFTLPLKKKDLASYLGTSPETLSRQLKSLEKEGKIKVNRREITIVKD; encoded by the coding sequence ATGAAGAAACATTCACCAATTGGCTGTATTAGTAAGGCGGGTTTATTTTCAAAGTTACCACATAAAATGCTTGAAAAAATAGCTCCGATTTCTACACATCAAGAATATTTTGAAAAAGGTAGCTTTATCCGTCAGCCGGGCGATGGTAAGAATGGAATGATGTTCGTAGACAAAGGTAGTGCTAAAATCTATAATTTAAATCGTGATGGTAAAGAAACTGTCTTAGGAGTTTTGAATAAAGGTGACTATGATGGACAACAGAATTTATTTCAAGATGATAGTCATGAGAATTTTATTCAAGCTTTGCAGGATACTTATATTTGTTCCATTAGTCGCGCTGACTTTCAAAGGCTGCTTAAGGATACACCAGATTTAACTTTAAACTTGCTTAATAACTTTGGTGAGAAATTAGTAGCAATAGAAACTAATTCAGTTCGCAGAAATTCAATGAATGCTAAAGATCGTTTAATGGATTATTTAGTTGAACAAAGTCAAAAGAATGGAGCGACTAAATTTACTTTACCTTTGAAAAAGAAAGATTTAGCGAGTTATTTGGGAACAAGCCCTGAGACTTTAAGTAGGCAGTTAAAATCATTGGAAAAAGAAGGAAAAATAAAAGTCAATCGTCGAGAAATCACCATTGTTAAGGACTAG
- a CDS encoding TIGR00266 family protein, protein MSDNRMNYSIDKQMQFPLVDIELEPGEKVFIQRGSMVYHSTSIKLNTKVNGTGSGIGKLIRAVGRSITSGESFWITEAQASRTTGKLAIAPALPGEVLPLKLGKEQYRINDGKFLAMDGSASYSMKKQSVGRAIFSGTGGFFVMTTSGEGTVLCNAYGSIKKITLNNDEITIDNNHVVAWSTGLDYDIHFDNGFIQSIGTGEGIVNTFKGSGEVYIQSLNLETFAGILDELIPGNEK, encoded by the coding sequence ATGAGTGATAACCGTATGAATTATAGTATTGATAAGCAAATGCAGTTCCCATTAGTTGATATTGAGCTTGAACCGGGTGAAAAGGTATTTATTCAACGTGGAAGCATGGTTTATCATTCAACTAGTATCAAGTTAAATACTAAAGTAAATGGAACAGGTTCAGGAATCGGTAAATTGATTCGTGCAGTTGGACGTTCAATCACCTCAGGAGAGAGCTTTTGGATCACTGAAGCACAAGCAAGCCGAACTACGGGCAAGTTGGCAATTGCACCGGCTTTACCAGGTGAAGTTTTACCATTAAAACTTGGAAAAGAGCAATATCGCATTAATGATGGGAAATTTTTAGCTATGGACGGCTCTGCCAGCTATTCTATGAAGAAACAATCGGTTGGTAGAGCAATCTTTTCAGGAACTGGCGGCTTTTTTGTAATGACTACTAGCGGTGAAGGAACAGTATTATGTAACGCATATGGTTCAATTAAGAAAATTACACTAAATAATGATGAAATTACCATTGATAATAATCATGTAGTTGCCTGGTCAACAGGGCTTGATTATGATATTCATTTTGATAATGGCTTTATTCAATCGATTGGAACCGGCGAGGGGATTGTTAATACTTTCAAAGGTAGTGGTGAAGTGTATATTCAAAGCCTTAATTTAGAAACTTTTGCCGGCATTTTGGATGAATTAATTCCTGGTAATGAAAAATAA
- a CDS encoding ElyC/SanA/YdcF family protein: protein MLSIFYWLLAIFLINLGIFIFVLTHERRSMWAGLTLTSTLMFLAFLAIDALIIIEAQFPQQHQIIANLLLLASVGVALFILVFVFLLIIIFLYNGIKILIKEGTKWTNFLSLGTGIAIILLIFAYPVLGRSTSAPWFRFIYLFLSMSIFYIIFIMVMYTLTSWLNLININTKKLNYIVVLGAGLLGKKVTPLLASRINRGIEIYHKNPDSKLIMSGGQGPDEEIPESHAMAAYAEEHGVPKSDIIIEDRSKTTNQNLKFSHQLMKPNSTFCIVTNSYHVYRALVLAKRQGLQCIGYGAKTKWYFTLNAFIREFIAYLVITKKMQCSIIGSLAVINIIFAALYYASTQFFS from the coding sequence TTGTTATCCATATTTTACTGGCTTTTAGCTATTTTTCTTATTAACCTTGGAATTTTTATTTTTGTCTTAACACACGAACGACGCTCAATGTGGGCCGGCCTTACTTTGACCTCTACTTTAATGTTTCTAGCTTTTTTGGCCATTGATGCTCTTATTATCATCGAGGCTCAATTTCCTCAGCAACACCAAATAATTGCTAATTTATTACTTTTGGCCTCTGTAGGTGTAGCATTATTTATTTTAGTATTCGTATTTCTTTTGATTATTATTTTCCTCTATAACGGTATTAAAATTTTGATCAAAGAAGGTACTAAATGGACTAACTTTTTATCGCTAGGAACAGGAATAGCTATTATTCTACTAATTTTTGCATATCCTGTTTTAGGCCGCTCCACTTCTGCACCATGGTTTAGATTTATCTATCTCTTTTTATCAATGAGTATTTTCTACATAATCTTCATCATGGTAATGTATACTCTAACTTCTTGGTTAAACCTTATTAACATTAACACTAAGAAACTAAACTACATTGTTGTTTTAGGCGCAGGATTACTTGGTAAAAAAGTCACACCATTATTAGCCAGTAGAATTAATCGCGGAATTGAAATTTATCATAAAAATCCTGATTCTAAATTAATTATGTCGGGTGGTCAAGGACCTGATGAAGAAATTCCTGAAAGTCATGCTATGGCTGCTTATGCAGAAGAACATGGTGTACCTAAATCCGATATTATTATCGAAGATCGATCTAAGACAACTAACCAAAATCTTAAATTTTCTCACCAATTAATGAAACCTAACAGCACATTTTGTATCGTTACTAATTCATATCACGTTTATAGAGCGCTTGTTTTGGCAAAACGGCAAGGTTTACAATGTATTGGCTACGGCGCAAAAACAAAATGGTACTTCACTTTAAACGCCTTTATTCGTGAATTCATTGCTTATTTAGTAATTACTAAAAAGATGCAATGCAGTATCATTGGATCTCTTGCCGTAATAAATATTATTTTTGCAGCTCTATATTACGCTTCAACGCAATTTTTTAGCTAA
- a CDS encoding copper-translocating P-type ATPase has product MKLSNIKRFWISFILSIPMLIQMLAMPFHWMMPGYNWIAFVTTTIIMAISAAPYWSSAWAAFKNHNANMNTLVAVGTSVAYFYSIFAMFTNREVYFESAAFVTVFVLLGDAMEEKMHNNASNALAKLIDLQAKDAEVERNGEFVKVPLDQVKVGDIIRVKPGEKIPVDGVIVDGSTTIDESMVTGESMPVTKKKGDNVVGSTINTNGTFTFKATKVGSDTMLSQIVDLVKKAQTSHAPIQNLTDKISNIFVPAVLIIAIITFVVWYVFLNAPLVTALLFAVSVVVIACPCALGLATPTALMVGTARSAKMGVLIKNGEVLEEVSDINTVVFDKTGTITVGKPQVTDIVGDKDKVLAIAASLEENSEHPLATAIVKKAKEDKIALAKVTSFAAIEGKGVRASYNGKTAFVGSDKLLEDISISQEMKDQAIKLQKEAKTVVYVGLDKKVIGLVAIQDVPKPSSKAAIAELKKRGLKTVMLTGDNQNVAEAIGKEVGIDQVIAGVLPTEKAAEIEKLQNEGNKVAFVGDGINDAPALSTANVGIAMGSGTDIAIESGGIVLVQNDLMGVVRALDIAKKTFNRIKLNLFWALIYNTIGIPIAAGLFVIFGLSLSPELAGLAMAFSSVSVVTSSLLLNKVRIAGLD; this is encoded by the coding sequence ATGAAACTATCCAATATTAAGCGGTTTTGGATTTCATTTATTTTATCAATCCCGATGCTTATCCAAATGCTTGCTATGCCATTTCATTGGATGATGCCTGGTTACAACTGGATTGCATTTGTAACAACCACTATTATCATGGCTATTTCGGCTGCTCCTTATTGGAGCAGTGCTTGGGCAGCCTTTAAAAATCATAACGCTAATATGAATACACTAGTTGCTGTAGGTACTTCTGTAGCATACTTTTACAGTATCTTCGCCATGTTCACTAATCGAGAAGTTTACTTTGAAAGTGCGGCATTCGTTACTGTCTTTGTACTTCTTGGGGATGCCATGGAAGAAAAGATGCATAATAACGCTTCTAACGCTTTAGCTAAGTTAATTGACTTACAAGCTAAGGATGCCGAAGTTGAACGCAACGGTGAATTCGTTAAAGTTCCCCTTGATCAAGTTAAAGTGGGCGATATCATCCGTGTTAAGCCTGGTGAAAAAATTCCAGTTGATGGTGTTATCGTAGACGGATCAACTACTATTGATGAATCTATGGTTACCGGCGAAAGTATGCCAGTAACTAAGAAAAAAGGCGATAACGTTGTAGGTTCAACCATCAACACTAACGGTACCTTCACTTTTAAAGCAACTAAAGTTGGTAGTGATACCATGCTTTCACAAATCGTTGATTTGGTTAAAAAAGCACAAACTAGTCACGCCCCTATTCAAAACTTGACTGACAAAATTTCTAACATTTTCGTACCTGCTGTTTTAATCATTGCGATTATCACATTCGTGGTTTGGTACGTATTCTTAAACGCTCCATTAGTTACTGCATTACTATTTGCAGTTTCTGTAGTTGTTATTGCTTGTCCATGTGCCTTGGGTCTCGCAACTCCAACTGCATTAATGGTTGGAACTGCACGTAGTGCTAAGATGGGTGTATTAATCAAAAACGGTGAAGTTCTTGAGGAGGTTAGCGACATCAACACAGTTGTTTTTGACAAAACTGGTACTATTACAGTTGGTAAGCCACAAGTAACTGATATTGTTGGCGACAAAGACAAAGTATTAGCTATTGCAGCTAGCCTTGAAGAAAACTCTGAACACCCACTTGCTACCGCCATTGTTAAAAAGGCTAAAGAAGATAAAATTGCCTTAGCTAAAGTAACTAGCTTTGCCGCAATTGAAGGTAAAGGCGTTAGAGCAAGCTACAATGGAAAGACTGCCTTTGTAGGTAGTGATAAGTTGCTAGAAGATATTTCTATTTCCCAGGAAATGAAAGATCAAGCCATTAAATTACAAAAAGAAGCTAAAACTGTAGTTTATGTTGGTTTGGATAAAAAAGTAATCGGTTTAGTCGCTATTCAAGATGTGCCTAAACCTAGTTCTAAAGCTGCTATTGCCGAACTTAAGAAACGTGGCCTTAAAACCGTTATGCTCACCGGTGATAATCAAAATGTAGCTGAAGCTATCGGTAAAGAAGTCGGTATCGATCAAGTTATTGCTGGAGTTTTACCAACTGAAAAAGCTGCTGAAATTGAGAAATTACAAAATGAAGGTAATAAGGTTGCCTTCGTAGGTGACGGTATCAACGATGCCCCTGCATTATCTACTGCAAATGTTGGTATTGCGATGGGTTCAGGTACAGATATCGCTATTGAATCTGGTGGTATTGTCCTCGTTCAAAACGACTTAATGGGTGTTGTGAGAGCTCTAGACATTGCCAAGAAGACTTTCAATAGAATTAAATTAAACCTCTTCTGGGCTCTCATTTACAACACTATCGGCATCCCTATTGCCGCAGGTCTATTCGTAATCTTCGGATTAAGTTTAAGCCCTGAATTAGCGGGACTTGCAATGGCCTTCAGTTCAGTTTCAGTTGTAACGAGTTCACTTCTTTTAAATAAAGTCCGAATTGCCGGTCTAGATTAA
- a CDS encoding cupredoxin domain-containing protein: MSIFSKNQTKKVVVNADNHGYKPDTVTFKVGKPAQLKFIPSDNMGCMNEVVSRDLNFDEKLDGKKDVTIDIPTDKPGTYNYACGMDMFHGKVVVK, from the coding sequence ATGAGTATTTTTTCAAAGAATCAAACTAAAAAAGTTGTTGTTAATGCAGATAATCACGGTTACAAACCAGATACCGTCACTTTTAAGGTGGGTAAGCCTGCTCAATTAAAATTCATCCCATCGGATAATATGGGATGTATGAACGAAGTTGTTTCAAGAGACTTGAATTTTGATGAAAAATTAGATGGTAAAAAAGACGTTACTATTGATATTCCTACCGATAAGCCTGGTACTTACAACTATGCTTGTGGTATGGACATGTTTCATGGAAAGGTCGTCGTTAAATAA
- a CDS encoding cupredoxin domain-containing protein, with amino-acid sequence MNISQIITLIVAILLIGFILWWFFGKHEESVENANVNQGIQEANIVVKGGYSPSTVVLKQGVPAKINFDMKDSTACLSHVVFEQLGVDKDLTKQKVTTIDIPTDKKGTYNFACGMDMFHGKVVVK; translated from the coding sequence ATGAATATTTCACAAATTATTACATTAATAGTCGCTATTCTATTGATTGGCTTTATTCTCTGGTGGTTCTTCGGTAAACATGAAGAATCTGTAGAAAATGCTAATGTTAATCAAGGGATACAAGAAGCAAATATCGTTGTTAAAGGTGGGTACTCTCCTTCAACTGTTGTTCTTAAACAAGGCGTTCCAGCAAAAATTAATTTTGATATGAAAGATTCAACTGCTTGTTTATCTCATGTTGTTTTCGAACAGCTTGGCGTTGATAAGGATCTAACCAAGCAAAAAGTTACTACTATCGATATTCCAACTGACAAGAAAGGTACTTATAACTTCGCTTGTGGTATGGATATGTTTCATGGAAAGGTTGTTGTAAAATAA
- a CDS encoding CopY/TcrY family copper transport repressor: MVKLQEKESTISDSEWEVMRIIWTLEPVSSTQIIHELQAKKDWSESTIKTLLRRLVQKNLLSTKKEGRHFVYTAKINQTQVMAETAQELLNRMCDMHKGEVLLQLLADSSISKNDLEKMKQKISEKEKNAPAKVPCNCLPDEKHFC, translated from the coding sequence ATGGTTAAACTTCAAGAAAAAGAAAGCACAATTTCCGACAGTGAGTGGGAAGTCATGCGAATCATTTGGACACTTGAGCCTGTGAGTTCAACCCAGATAATTCATGAACTGCAAGCTAAAAAAGATTGGTCCGAATCAACAATTAAAACTTTATTACGTCGTTTGGTTCAAAAGAACCTACTGAGTACTAAAAAAGAAGGCAGACACTTCGTTTATACCGCTAAGATCAATCAGACCCAAGTGATGGCGGAAACTGCACAAGAGCTACTTAATCGTATGTGTGACATGCATAAAGGTGAAGTATTATTACAACTTTTAGCCGATTCTTCTATTTCAAAAAATGATTTAGAAAAAATGAAGCAGAAAATCTCTGAAAAAGAAAAAAACGCTCCTGCCAAAGTTCCGTGTAACTGCTTGCCAGATGAAAAGCACTTCTGCTAG
- a CDS encoding peptide ABC transporter substrate-binding protein: MRISKKILATSTIIVSALALAACGNQSASQKKKQVLNWSETTQLSTQDPSLATDTTSFQALLNTGDGLYRLDKNNKPRLSLAKSVKTSKGGRVYDFVLRKNAKWSNGDPLTAKDFVYSYQRTVTPATKSQMAFYLYQIKNAQAINSGKKKPSTLGVTAPSKYHLHIELTRPLSYFKNLLAWPLFFPQDQKVVQKYGKLYGTQAKYTVSSGPFTLTKWTGNNKTWTLAKNKNYWDAKNVKLDRVNEQVSESTTTSYNLFQAGKADETGLTGQQVAANKNKAGYHARLSSAIRRLELNQNKVKAFKDLKIRQAFSYAINRQQLANNILKDGSIPAKGFVPSGMGTNPKTGAQFENDAYVKSGVSYDLNKAKSLLQQGYKETGIKSIKVTLLASDDDSSKQTAEFLQSQLDRLPNVNISVQNIPFTQLISRQTTGNYEITIKNWQAVFGDPINFLDVFQKGSSYLNNGWNNNQFNKLLDQSENVYGNSPVKRWSRLVAAEKILMRDQGTIPLVQVAHPQLLKTDVKNVSFNPTGVPYDFKNVYFN, encoded by the coding sequence ATGAGAATATCAAAGAAGATTTTAGCAACAAGCACAATTATCGTTTCAGCATTGGCTCTTGCAGCTTGTGGCAATCAATCAGCCTCTCAAAAGAAAAAGCAAGTTTTAAATTGGTCAGAAACCACCCAATTATCAACTCAAGATCCATCTTTAGCCACTGATACTACTAGTTTCCAAGCCTTATTGAACACTGGTGATGGTCTTTATCGTTTAGATAAAAACAATAAGCCAAGACTTTCTTTAGCCAAATCTGTTAAAACATCCAAAGGCGGCAGAGTTTACGATTTCGTCTTACGTAAAAATGCCAAGTGGTCAAATGGCGATCCCCTTACTGCAAAAGATTTTGTTTATTCATATCAAAGAACCGTTACACCAGCTACCAAATCACAAATGGCCTTTTACCTCTATCAAATTAAGAATGCCCAAGCAATCAACAGTGGCAAAAAGAAACCATCTACTCTTGGCGTAACTGCACCTTCTAAATATCATTTACACATAGAACTTACTCGTCCATTAAGTTACTTTAAGAATTTGCTTGCATGGCCATTATTCTTCCCTCAAGATCAAAAAGTTGTTCAAAAGTATGGCAAACTTTATGGTACTCAAGCTAAATACACTGTTTCTTCTGGTCCATTCACTTTAACTAAGTGGACAGGAAACAATAAAACTTGGACTTTAGCCAAAAATAAGAATTACTGGGATGCTAAGAACGTTAAATTAGACAGAGTCAACGAACAAGTCAGTGAATCAACAACCACCAGTTATAACCTCTTCCAAGCTGGAAAAGCTGACGAAACAGGCTTAACAGGTCAACAAGTAGCTGCCAACAAGAATAAGGCTGGCTACCACGCTAGACTTTCCTCAGCTATTCGTCGTCTTGAATTAAATCAAAACAAAGTTAAGGCATTCAAAGATCTTAAAATTAGACAAGCATTCTCATATGCAATCAACCGTCAACAATTAGCAAACAACATCTTAAAAGATGGCTCTATTCCAGCTAAGGGCTTCGTTCCATCAGGCATGGGTACAAATCCAAAAACCGGTGCTCAATTTGAAAATGACGCTTACGTAAAAAGTGGCGTAAGTTATGACTTAAATAAGGCTAAATCATTGCTCCAACAAGGCTATAAGGAAACTGGCATCAAATCCATTAAAGTTACTTTGTTGGCAAGTGATGACGATTCTTCAAAACAAACTGCCGAATTCTTACAAAGTCAACTGGATCGTTTGCCTAACGTAAATATTTCAGTACAAAACATTCCATTTACTCAATTGATTTCTCGTCAAACTACAGGAAACTACGAAATCACAATCAAGAATTGGCAGGCTGTTTTTGGTGACCCAATTAACTTCCTAGATGTTTTCCAAAAAGGATCAAGCTACCTTAATAACGGTTGGAACAATAATCAATTTAACAAATTACTAGATCAATCCGAAAACGTTTATGGTAATAGTCCTGTTAAACGTTGGAGCAGATTAGTTGCTGCAGAAAAGATCTTAATGAGAGATCAAGGTACTATTCCATTAGTTCAAGTAGCTCACCCACAACTTCTTAAAACTGATGTTAAGAATGTATCCTTTAATCCAACAGGCGTTCCATACGATTTCAAGAACGTTTACTTCAATTAA
- a CDS encoding NCS2 family permease: MDFLNKVFHLEEANTNVKRELIAALTTFVSLSYILFVNPNILHAAGIPKGAAFTVTAIATAIGCFLMGFIANYPIALAPTLGSGAFFAYNVCVGMHISWETALAAVLVASILFILITVFKLREMVVNAIPQDMKYAISAGIGLFIAFIGLKNGQLIVNSDSTLVTLGKFSNPAVWITLFGLVLTVILMCLNVPGSIFVGMIITAIFGMIIGQIPLPHGIIAGAPSITPTFGQAVFHLKDINTAQLWMVVLTFLLVTFFDTAGTLIGMTEQAGMVDKDGKIPRIGRAFLADSTAMVEGAVLGTAPLGTSVESSAGIAMGGRTGLTAIFVGIFFIISMIFSPLLSVIPTTVTAPALIIVGVLMASNLRKIDWDKFEIAFPAFLTVVGMPLTYSISDGLALGLIAYPITMIASKRAKEVTPMMYILFAVFVIFFLVTNL, encoded by the coding sequence ATGGATTTTTTAAATAAAGTCTTTCATTTAGAAGAAGCTAACACTAACGTTAAACGCGAATTAATTGCCGCATTAACTACGTTTGTCAGCCTCTCCTACATCCTATTTGTTAACCCTAATATTTTACACGCAGCTGGTATTCCTAAAGGTGCAGCCTTCACTGTAACGGCCATCGCTACAGCAATTGGTTGTTTCCTGATGGGCTTTATTGCAAACTACCCTATTGCCTTAGCTCCAACTCTAGGTAGTGGTGCTTTCTTCGCATACAACGTATGCGTGGGGATGCACATTTCCTGGGAAACAGCATTAGCTGCCGTTCTGGTTGCATCAATCTTGTTCATTTTAATTACCGTTTTTAAATTGCGTGAAATGGTGGTCAATGCGATTCCACAAGATATGAAGTATGCAATTTCAGCTGGTATTGGTTTATTCATTGCATTCATCGGCTTAAAAAATGGTCAGTTAATTGTTAACAGTGACTCAACTTTAGTTACTCTAGGTAAATTCAGTAATCCTGCTGTTTGGATTACTTTATTCGGTTTAGTTTTAACAGTTATTTTAATGTGTTTAAACGTACCTGGCTCAATTTTTGTGGGCATGATCATTACCGCTATTTTTGGCATGATTATCGGTCAAATTCCATTGCCACATGGCATCATTGCGGGCGCACCAAGCATTACACCAACTTTTGGACAAGCCGTTTTTCACTTAAAAGACATCAATACGGCACAACTTTGGATGGTTGTTTTAACCTTCTTACTTGTTACATTCTTTGATACTGCTGGTACTTTGATTGGGATGACTGAACAAGCCGGTATGGTTGATAAAGATGGTAAGATCCCACGAATTGGTCGTGCATTCTTAGCCGACTCAACTGCCATGGTTGAAGGAGCAGTCCTTGGTACTGCTCCACTTGGTACTTCAGTAGAATCAAGTGCTGGTATCGCAATGGGCGGTAGAACTGGTTTAACTGCTATCTTTGTTGGTATTTTCTTCATTATCAGCATGATTTTTAGTCCACTTCTTTCCGTTATTCCAACCACTGTAACAGCCCCAGCATTGATTATTGTTGGTGTGCTTATGGCAAGCAACTTAAGAAAGATTGATTGGGATAAGTTTGAAATTGCTTTCCCAGCATTTTTGACGGTTGTAGGTATGCCGTTAACTTACAGTATTTCAGATGGTTTGGCTTTAGGTTTAATTGCCTATCCTATCACTATGATCGCTTCAAAGCGTGCCAAGGAAGTTACTCCAATGATGTACATCCTGTTTGCGGTATTCGTCATCTTCTTCCTGGTTACTAACTTATAG
- a CDS encoding proline iminopeptidase-family hydrolase codes for MDQTRLVTLDNGYHLFTRKVNEGPIKLLCLHGGPGGTHETFDNFKDGLKGQGVEVYSYDQLGSYYSDQPDFTKKENKSLLSIPRYVDEVEEVRQKLGLDNFYLLGHSWGGLLAQEYAYKYGKHLKGLVLMSMIDNLDEYTENINHEREETFSPEQVDYMKECEKAENFTDPMYQQLVAHLYSLFLTRHPTGTAHPVNTHNNVIYNYFQGNNEFVMVGELTKWDFREKLASLKMPTLLTFGEFDTMPLSAARRMHQTLSNSRLTLTPDGGHCHNTDNPKAFFTSLTKFLHDVENNTFKGE; via the coding sequence ATGGATCAAACAAGATTAGTAACTTTAGATAATGGTTATCACCTATTTACACGAAAAGTCAATGAAGGACCTATTAAACTGCTTTGCTTACATGGTGGCCCTGGCGGAACACATGAAACTTTTGATAATTTTAAAGATGGCTTAAAAGGGCAAGGCGTTGAAGTTTATTCATATGATCAATTAGGATCTTACTATTCTGATCAACCTGATTTTACTAAAAAAGAAAATAAATCATTACTTTCTATCCCTCGATATGTCGACGAAGTCGAAGAAGTAAGACAAAAGTTAGGCTTAGATAACTTTTACTTGTTGGGACATTCATGGGGTGGACTTCTTGCTCAAGAATATGCTTACAAATATGGCAAACACCTAAAGGGCCTAGTTCTAATGTCAATGATTGATAACTTAGATGAATATACAGAAAATATTAATCATGAACGTGAAGAAACTTTTTCACCTGAACAAGTTGATTACATGAAAGAATGTGAAAAAGCTGAGAACTTTACTGACCCTATGTATCAGCAATTAGTTGCTCATCTTTATTCCCTCTTTTTAACAAGACATCCCACAGGTACAGCTCATCCTGTAAATACTCACAATAATGTGATTTACAACTATTTCCAAGGAAATAATGAATTTGTTATGGTGGGTGAGCTTACCAAATGGGATTTCAGAGAGAAACTAGCAAGTTTGAAGATGCCAACTTTATTAACCTTTGGAGAATTCGATACTATGCCACTTTCAGCTGCTCGCAGAATGCATCAAACACTAAGTAATTCACGCTTAACTTTAACTCCGGATGGCGGACATTGTCATAATACTGATAATCCAAAAGCATTCTTCACGTCTTTAACTAAGTTTTTACACGATGTTGAGAACAACACATTCAAGGGAGAATAA